GCATTAAGAAGGGATGCACAGGATTGGATGAaattttgctacaaatgttgatcacacaaggatTTATCAACATAAAGTTATATAAAGGTGTGCGATGAAAGTTAATTGcttatatgcatattttatgaccttCGCTAATTAGACATAtctatctgaatttactcgatcaaaaatgatgaaacctcgtgtgtatattgaagatactatggtttaacattattgaagactttttactttagccaatatctaatttgcacatttaatgaactttcctaatgaaGGATATATACCTTGATTAACTTGATCAAGTTTGGCAAAtcatgctatgtatattgatgataccaggttaaaacaattacaaaggtcatttagcattttcacatcagctaattactaatttgcaaaacatccttttcttattagggatatttatctggcTTGACacgattaaatttgacaaaaattggaataaacattaaagatactaaGTTAAAACATCAtccatttagcatttttactccaactaataactaatttgcatatttacaaactttcgtaattagggatatatatatggattgactagatcaaaatttacgaaacttGCTCTGAATATTAAAGAAACTATAATGACCAAAAGTCAGCTAAGATTTTTAGAACATCTATTTACCAATTCGTATACTCAACAAACTTTCTTtatgagatatatatatatcttgattggcttaataaaaaatgacaaaacgtGCTACATACATTGAAGATTCTgcgatataacattattgaagtcattagcatttttatttcagccaattcctaattagggatatatatctgtaccaaagttgacgaaacttgctatgttcaTCGTAGAtactattatttattattaccaAAAGTCAAAAGTGTAACCTGGTATTCAGTTTTGTTTAGCTTTCGCCTGCACATTAatcgctaatttgcatttttcataattaggcgATTTCTCAAATTTACTCAAGCCAACATGATATTCTAAGCACATACTTTGATCTTCCTATAATATTGACTGTATTGAGTGTTTGATTGAAATGTATTTCCTGTGCCACTTCACtgtctccctaatacataccgATTTGCCACCTAAGTCTCACTTTGATGAAACAGAGTTGTTATGCAGATCTTTTGCACGTGGAACTGGTGTGTTTTTGGCACTTGTTGTAGGACTTTACACGGATTAATCTGCATTTTCAATACttcgttttatttatttatttatttatttttcacaaaatgataataaaactccacaaaatgaacaaaattgtgcACGGATTACAAAGAAAAGTCTGAAGACTTATTACCACTGTGGTCCATACagacaaaagactaaaaaacaacgaaaaacaatacaaaataagAAATCCGACAACACAGAGTAAAACAAGCACTTCCAAAAGGTAAATAAAACTGACTATAACCCTCTGAAAATCTCATCAAAGATTAAATGAAATCTCTCCTGAAACGATCGACATAAGAATCTTGCAAATGTCGTTGTAACTTTCTTTTAAAATTGTAACTGGAATCAATATTCCTTATACTACATGGAAGGCAATTCCATAACTGCGAAGCTGAGTTCTGAaaacttgtttgaaataatttagcTCCTCCAGAGATAAAAACTGAATTATTGCCAGAACGTGTAGTAtaattgtgtacattttgtctggtaataaaatttgatgccAGGTAGGATGGAGCTTGACCCCATATTATTTTATGCATGAGATTCAGTTTCAGATACGACACTCTTTCCTCTACACAAAGCCACCCAAGTTTTTCAAAGTGACCTGGCCCGATATGTTCCCTGGGGTGCATATCTAGAACAAACCTTATTGTGTTGTTTGTAGTCTATGTTTACTGACAACTTTCAAACCTTGATAACAGTAGGCACAGGCATAATCGAAGAGACAATTAATGAGACTGTTGGCAAGAAGTTTGCGTGTTTTCCTGTCCAAAAAGTGACGTTCGACAAAAACTTAAGACGAATGTTTGCCTTCTTAATTATTTGTGTGGCCATACTCTCTCCTGATAGTGTTTGATCCAGATCGGCACGcaaataatatgacagaactccATGACCTTGCCTTGACGTTTGTGTGGTACGGAAGTTATTTTCACGAGTGATGCGGTGTATCCTGCGGCCGTattttcacgagcgaagcgagtgaaaatacagcaaggatacaccgcatcactcgtgaaaataacttccgtaccacacaaacgtcagggcaaggtcatggagttctgttattattacatatgttcccaAATTACACACGTTGGTAACTTCGTCGAACAAGTAAATTCCTGGGTCGGCGGATGGATATTACTTAACCTATAGAGTTATTCGCCTCTCAGCTGGTACACTCAACGGCGAGTCtcaaaacccggaccgagacgagtcgagacgagaccaaaaTGACCCCTTGGGCCAGgcgttgtaaatacatcatatCTACAACACTACAGAAAGCTTGCAGTTTGTTGAGAGTGTCAAAGATCGATGCACAAAGCAAGAGATAGCACAATCAACGATTGGAACAAGTGAAAAAAGATCTGTTGAGGTTTTTCAACTTGAGTTCAAGGCGAGCTCGAAACAGGTGTGATCTTGGTGATCTGAACAGGAGTGTCTTTCGTAATTAAACATTGTCATTTCATTGTCATATTCTGTAAAGGACGTTGTTCCACTTCTGTCTTAGTTAGTCAAAGAAGTGATATCCCACTCCTACCATCGACTTATGCTTGTTCATTTCTTACATTCTCTTTACATGGGTACAAGTCAGTGGTTACATAGCTCTCCGAATCTGAATCTTAATCTGAGGCTGCCTCAGATTCCACACATAAcgttaatatacatgtactatcgGCAATGTGGAAAAATGGTGCAGAGCCACTGTAATAATTAAGTAAACATATGAGCTCTCAGTTAACTTTcctataatgtgtttataatggtaaatctaatttctaaaaagtgattacttaaatctcctgtatgtatgtttccaATACAAGGCAATgcctattttgaattcacagtagATATCTGAGTAAAGAATCTGAATCTGGCGCTTATCACTTAGGCCACAATGCCGACGTCGTAGTTCGCATGTTTCGAGCTCGCCTTGAATTCAAGTTGAAAAACCTCAACAAATCTTTTTCACTTGTTCCAATCGTTGATTGTGCTATCTCTTGCTTTGTGCATCGATCTTTGACACTCTCACAAACTGCAAGCTTCCTGAAGTGTTGTAGatatgatgtatttacaacgcCTGCCTGAGGGGTCAttttggtctcgtctcgactcgtctcggtccgggttttgaGACTCGCCACACTCAAACAACGTCACTCACACACACATGACactgcaaaatgttttcaagtgaaaccgttcgtattttatatcattataaTCGAAATTCATGTAGACTGGAACAAGAACAATGAGTAAAACTTCAAAACGAGAAAGTATAATTATGTTATCGTTGAATCATTCAATCTGAGTCGGAATCGGAGTAGATCACTGAAGGTCGGCGACGTTTGGAGGCGATGCAACGACGCGTGACATACAGGCCACAGGCGAAGACTGTTGAGATCGAATAGGGAATTATTTCCGGTGATGTTGAAGGTAAAGTTGAACGATCCACCACTGATTTGTGCATTTGAGAACATCCCTGGTAGTTGCGGAAACTGATGGAGGGCATTTTGATGCATTGACGACAAGGGACCTCGAATAGCATACGAAGGACCGGCCACCGGTCGCGGTGTATGTTCGGCCGGCATCAGGCTTGTACTTCCGGTCGCGGTCGATTGTGGATCAAATGCAGGTTGTATACCGGCGAGTATGTTGCTCATCTGACGCTGCTGGTCTGCACTGGCCATAGAATAGCGGTTGAGTAATGCTGGATTTTTGTGCCCGCTTAGCTTAGTTGTGAAGCCACAGTTGGTGGAACGCCGGCATCGAGCAGTCGTTGTACGCAGGCTTTACCGTACGAGCGCTGTCAGTGAGTCCCGTCGCTCAGAAAAAAACGGCTAGCAATTGATCTAACTCAGGTGGTGGAATGTTCAGAATTCGCAAGTTTCTTCTGTCATCGTGTGAAGCCATTCCTTGAAAGTGCCACTTCGCGTCTTGTTTCCATTTCCGTGTTTTGGTTTTTCTGCGGTGCAACTTTCGACATGTCAGCTGTGTTGACACGGGCACATCTCCCTGTGCAGTCCCAGACGGCACTGTCAACGACGCTACCGTCGCGTTATCCTTGGAAAATACTTGTTTCTCAGTGTCACAAGGTGTTTCCATTGTGTCTCCGTAATTAAATTCACTTAAATTCAATTTCGAAATGATCAACATATTCGCAATTTTGCCAGTCGTAATGCCGGTCCTACATCGAGCGGGTTTCAATATACAGTAGGCCTAGACGACAATTTTTACCAAAGTATAAAGTAGtccgtcaaatttaaaatttgatactcatttgcataatttagcgtgaaaataccgaaaaattattaaatgggcacgtgactaatttgcatagttatttGATTATTTGACATTCTCCCTCAATCTGTAAGTACGTTTTTAGCTGTTTGACAAGGAgtttattgttaacattttgtattattatgataaaattaataaagtgtaGGAAGCAACTGTGTGGTCAATATGATATGCAATTTATCCTGCCAAAAAccgaattttgaaaaggaactaTTTTTCTCAATGCACATTACTGAGATTCAATACCAACTTTATGTGGTGGGGCACAATAGAATAATCTgcagtacatatgtaataattaacgATATCCTTGGCGATGACATTGGTATCATTACAGACTAGTTCCAGCTTAGACTGTTCTTTTAAGAAATGATTCGAGCCAAAAAGAATTGACTCCGTTTTACCAAGATGTAAAGTCAATTTGTTATCCACTAAccattcattcaaactttgcaatTGTAAGCTTAGTTCGTTTTGTATTTTACCAATATCCTCGTAAGAGACCAGTGTTGAGTCATCAGCATACGAAAAAAGTTTACAATTTACAGCAGAacatatgtcattaacatataTTGAAAACAGAATCGGACTCAGTATCGATCCTTGAGGTACCCCACAATTGCACAGTTTTAGTCAACCACTTCATATTTCACAAGCCCAAGGATTTCAACCAAGACTTGTTTTCACTTGAACCAATCTGCGCTTCAATTAATCGCGTTAGAGCCTCGAAGATTTTCTAACATTTGTACGTATGACGCAAACATCTTACGTTGTTATTTACAGGTGATTGCAATATCGCATCAAAAATTCGCCAAAGCTGTAAAGTGAAATTCAGAGCATGCCAGGAAAGGTGAAAGGTAGGGTTGTGTTGCGGCACTGTACATGATGTAATGTAAGATAATACTTTATCATCCACAGTTGTGGCGACCGTTCTTACTATACGAAATTCAGGGTTGTGCCAGATGCTTTAGAGCACACAGTAAgcgaggctacccacaattctgcACGATCTGTACACaaggagatcactcactgaactgaagcaaatttcttctgtacacagaacaactcggtccatatttcaaaattctggcaacatagttctgataatcatgattttctgatttctcactgtgaataatgagaagatcaaccccttttctgcggaggagatagcaattttgtaattttgtcgacatagatttttgacagccatacacaatattttcagggAAACTAaaggaataagttgcatctgtgttggcaaatgaaagggtattgatttcttttaatgttcgtaacaaaggaaatttgcatgtctgacaggtggtatgatgagaccatcttagttgctgataactttatcttgacaagtgtgcaatttttagcacctccaaacatcgacttctcattcaacaTACTCTAGAATCTTAAAcacaatcaataattttggaacatagttttaacaaataatgctgaacttaaattgtaagttaaaaattgttaagaaactaataaagttgaaaaagatcttagcaaaaaatgtctgagtgaacaaatcaaggggaattgttggttgcctcacttactgtggagCAGTTGACCAAGAAACTGATCAAACTCCTGGTTCCACTACTGTTACTATGCTCATTGTTACTATAATACTGATTGGATGCGGTGGAATTTtagtgaaaatgaaatataatgatTAATATTGTTCGATAAAGTGTTTACATGTCTAAATATATGTATTTGAGTACGTAGAAACGGTGAGTATGAAATCAGAGGAGAAATGTTCAACGTGTACAAATTAGAGGGTGAAAGATGTTCCCTTAAATTCTCGGGAATTTTTAGTTTGAATAAAACATTCTTCAGGAAGTCATCTGTTTTCGCTAGGCTAGACATTCTTGCTTTTCTTCGCAAGGTTATCGCGCACGGGATGCCGTAAAAGTTGCGCTTAGGGTAAATAATTCAGGCAGGCCTTGTCACTGACTTTAAAATGACTTTCTGGCGTTTCTATCAAGCATTTATCTCCGATTCTAGGATTGATAGAACGATTAAAAGATGGAGAGTCCGTAATTGTGGCCGAAGGatatgtctttcactttgagaGGATGGGATACCTGCAAGCCGGTCCTTGGGTACCGCAAGTAGTGCTGGACCATCCTGAGTTGGTGAGGAACGCCTACAGGGATTTCGTTAACAGCGGAAGTGACGTTGTCCTTGCCTTTACGGTACGCGTGCAATTGGAACACCTTTGCCAATTTTCTCCTTGGTAATACTATGTATTGCTTCTAGACTGTGTTTCCTGATTCTCCTGTTTGTATGGGTTACATTTTTTATTCATCGTCGATGAAACTATGGTTACTTTAAATCGGATAACGTGAATGCAATTCTTGTACTTTAGTCTTTGAAATCAAACGATAAACTTTGAAAACTTGATACGAAACATCATAAATATTATAGGTTATTATAtgatttgtttttaaatataaagTAAATATTCATAAGAACACAATTGACTTAGTACTAAATCTCCATGTTCCTTTCCCGTCCCAGTACTATGCCACACGTGAGAAGGCACGTCTTATTGGACTTGAGGATTCTTTGGAAAAGATGAACAGGTCAGCGTTAAAAATGGCTCGGGAGGTTGCAGACGAAACTGGCACATTGATGGCCGGTAATATATGCAACACAAACATTTACCAGCCAGATAACGAAGATAGGAAGAAGGAAATACTGGGAATGTTTAAGGTTTGATTTTACGTTCAAAAATGACAAGCAGCATAGTTTTGAAAGGAAGGGGTCTATGAAAGATTGTGAAACGTGGTAGAATACCCCAACATATTACTACTGGGGAAACACTCTTAATTCTGCCAATAAAGCGAAATTTATGAGGTAAAAACTTGATAAATTTAGAACAGGCCACTAAAGAAAACAATTTTCGCGCACGTTTTTCTACCACTTTTCCACCGAATGAGATTGTGATATTGATTATTGTTAATGGTGGAAGCGTGTTCAGGTCGCAAATTTAAACTCAAAATGTTACTCTTACAGGTGAcagattaaattttgttttattaggGAATATTATTTTCACTCATGTTCCTGGCATTATTCTACACAGGAAATGATTGAATGGGCCGTAGAAGCTGGTGCCGATTATATAGTGGCTGAGACATACGCACACTTTGGTGAAGCCATGCTGGCTGTCAAAGCAATCAAGGAATATGGCAAAGGTAGGGGATGGTGGCAAATATGTCTTAGCTAGAAAATAGGTGTGCATACTCAGAATTAAATAGTCTATGGTATTAGTTGATAAAGTGGACACAGGCAATCAGTGAAGCTTTAAGAGCAAGTTTATATAACCGGTGCACACTACATGATCGTATTaagttttcttcaaaattacaCGTAGAtataaaaactcaaaaaatactacttacgtttactttttaacAAATAATGTCTATCAAAGGTCTGCCAGCAGTCATAACCTTGGCGCCATTTGTCGTGTCAACCCAAAATGGCCAAGCAATCACGGCTGATATGGTGCCTTTAACCGAGGCTTGTAAGAAGTTGGAAGAAGCTGGTGCTGATGTTGTGGGTTTAAATTGTGGTCGTGGACCAGCCACTATGATGCCCTTAATGGAAGAAATCAGGAAAACATGTAAAGTAAGCGAACAGTTTAACTATTGATTATGAAGGTGTGGCAGTCTTCTTTGAATGAAGGTggaagaaatgaaatgttgcaaccctaaattcaaaattcaataaaaagATAACTGAAGCATGTAGGTCTGTACTTCGCATGTTCTGTTTACAACTCTTTTTTACCCACATACCATTTTCACACCAAGGAATGCCAGTTGAAGTTGTTGGCCTAATGAAAGTATAGCCGCTCATTTGCATTGTGAATATCCAAGAAACGCGTATCGATAAGTTTATCAATGTcaagtttgaaaatatcaccACGAACGTTAAGGTTATGCAGATGGTTGTAATGGACTTACAACTCGCACGTGCACGATTAACGATTTATTCCTAACTATAACATTTATGATCACCTCCGCGATTGTCCCTTAATGATCCATTCATTTAGGAAGTCTTCTTGTGACTGACACATAAATATTCGAATTATGACCATCTTAAATGTACGTACAGTATAAAGCATACGTTCTGACATTTTTAATATGCCTTTTCAGGGTCCTTTAGCCGCAGTCCCGGTGCCAGTCAGAACGACAAGCAAAGAGCCAACGCACTTCTTGAGTACAGACCCAGTTTCAGGTATATGATTTACATACTACAAAAAACCTCAAGCCTctttatgaacatttttatttcctAAGTGGATGGAATATTGCACAAGGAAAAGATCACCTGAAAAATAATACTAGACTCGTAAATTTGAAACGTGCTATGATTAAAAAGCGTTATGGCACTATAAACATGATCGTAGGTATCAAATGAAAATCTCCATCTTATAATTGAGGGGAACTGTTATGACAGCTGTGTTAACTTCAACAGAGTCTTTACTTCAAAAGAGTCTCTCTGAGGCGAACTTTAGGGGGTAAAATGATTTCCGTTGTTCGAAATCCCCCCAAAAATTGCCGGTATGTTTTGATCTTCGTAAAAATTCAAATCCTAAAGTACGCTATGGCAAGAattgtttacaaaaatactgcaCAGAATAAGTTGTTTCGCTTCGTTTTACAGAACAAATGTGTCTGTATTTGTTGAtgagaaaataataaataaatgttcATGTTTTCCGAACAGGAAAAAAACTGTTTCCAGCGAATACAGATGTCATAGCATGTTCTCGTGATGACATGGGCGAGTTCGGCAAGCGATGCAAAGAAGTCGGCGTACAGTACATGGGAATATGTTGCGGCAATCGGCCTTTCCTCACCCGAGGCTTGGCCGAGTCTCTTGGCCGATCTCCACCCGCTAGTCTCTTCTCACCTGACATGTCCAAGCATTACGTCTATGGCACTGACACCAAAGTGAAGAAAGACGTCGCCGATGAAAGCATGAAGCTCTATCACACCATCGGTGAAGTCCAGTAGCAAGGGAATGAAAACCTGACTTTTGGCAAAATGAGATTGATCATGAATCAAGTTCGAGAGGGCATGCTTGACAATATCACTTGCCTTGAATACAGACTGTAAGACATTACACGGAATCATGGGTATTTTTAGGTCCTGGGAACAACATACAGATTGATACTGTTGATTTAACGATCCGATAAAACACCATTTTGTCAATAGCCGGAACTCCTGCACCACACCGTACAAATGTAATGtttgcatttcttgtttgtctcTTTGAGTTTGCAGGATCATGATACATGTTCAGTTGATAGTGCAAGGACACTTAGAAAACGACCGATTTCACCGGCGGTCTAGTTTGTGACAATTGCCCTTGGGCGTCTGTCGAGCTTTCTGTGGACGTCTGTCACGTTTATGCTCGTCTGCTTCTGCGGCAGCCATGGTGTTGAAAATATCACTGCGAACTTCGGATTACATTTTCTgccaataaaaatatcaaatatattgaTCAATATGACAAAATGGGGTCGGGGAAACATTTTCCTGAATAGATTTGATCGTGAATAGGCGTGCAGTAAAAAAGTATTTCCTGTACTCTTTGGATTTGCTGTCACCTGGGCAGTAGGCACTTTTCCTTTTTTGACATAAGGCGAGTGAAACCTTCCCACCTCTTTCGAGCCTTATGCCCAATGTATTGAATCACCGCAAACCTCTTTCTACGTAGAGTAAGCCTTGCAAAAGCGAGAATGATTCAGAAGTATCAAAATGCTTCTCGTAATTTTTTGTAACTTTGACCCTTTATTAGAGCAAATGTGACAAAACatcatttttgcatttattttttatcgcCTCTCAGTTTCAGATATTGCCAAGGAGGATTATTAGGCTCCCGCGTCAGTGGTTAAATTTCATATCAcatgttttcattgaaaatttatgAGTTATAACCCCCTTTTTGAGTATGCAAATGACAAAGATTTgcagcactggttttgtaaactGTATCTGTGGTTGGCTGTTAGAAGATCCAGTGACTGTTTTTTAGTAAGGACTAGTCTGCGCACGCGTTCCTTACCGCAAGGTCAATATGCAATTGTGCTACCACCCCTGGACAAATTGCAACGATAACAAAACAGTCACATGAGCTTCTGTCACCGACATTAAAACGTAAAATTACCAGCCCTGGATTTGAACAACACCCTACGCAGGCTTAGGACTTCATTACACGGTCAGTGGCACACTTATACTCCTCTGTCTGGTTTCTTTTTTACTTAATTCATACTTTCTAATTACAGCGAATGATCAGGCGGTTTGACTTCTGGCTTCGTCACTGAAAACATTTAGTTTGCATAGTATCAGGCGAAACCAACCGAAAAGTGAATGAAAATGACTGAAGGAAGGCGGAACAGATTCACTATCGACTTGGCTGTGAATTGTAGCAATATTATGTATCGCCAATTTGTAGTTGAAGCAAAAGTATGTGTATTCCTTCGACATGCTGCAGGCCTCTTTGCGGACTGCGATCTCACATATCGTGATATGCCAATCCAAAGCTACTGCTGTTCAAAAGTGTGTGAATGAAAGGATTTTAAATacggctgcgttcacaaataaggGTTGGggtagggggctggaggaatcgtgattgaaatcttatttgtgTTAGACCCCCTCGATACCCCAGTCTATATGATCAAACATTTTCACGTCCCCCCGATTTATCATACAGctgcatatttattagggatgctcgtaaagaaaaataaacatgtcttgggcagttctgctcgcagatgttaaAAACTTCGTGtaattagcagtttgtagagccatatacctaaggcaagttcttaaattggcTCATATTTCAacacatcagtggacttttttgatttatcagtcaaagcTGGCTTGGATTAATCCGACTCGATCTGGCCAGGCCAGTGGCACTGTTGAAGGGAACACAAAATAACAATCacgagagagtatgaaaattgtgaattacTGGCTCTGTAAGTTGCTACttataagttttacaaaattgacaatactggaaggttaaatattccatcaaatacgCGTATGTACCTATGGTAAATATGGTCAATTTAAAGTAATTCCGTTTAGTCACAAATTGTTTAATTTCAATTAGTGTCTTTACagtacaaagttttacttttgtattattttacgaCAAGAATgcgaaatttagaaaatcatgCATGCTAACCCCATTTGTTCTTcaatatttaaaacataattattcttatatgccagaattcaaaaatccctgataactttcaaatCACATGAACCGAACTCTTCTTCAGCTACATGTACTCCATAATCAGAGCTATTTTggtcactgccggtatgcagtgacagtgacactgctcGTAGGCAGTAACAGGGCAGTAGCCTTACTAACTTTGACAATTGTGCCAATAATTTtcttcagtttatacaacttaATTCTTGTTCTGCTTCCAACAgcgtgttgaactgtccagtattcagcttgctatcacggCCTGTGTATATTTACCCCGCATTTGTATCAtcgacaaatgactttcagtctggactctaattcaattatcacccaatATCCATATATGCGGGCTTTGTCGAcgaactgaatattgtgtgcttcagcatgctgtaggaaGACGGCAAGAaactatattttgatatattgaatagagatattgaataaacttatcaacagttgcagcttctggcCATATGCTAGttgtacttgtttttttttttacaaaaatccaTACATTTTAGTAATGAATGCGCAAAATGGTTCcagatcttgtttaattattaccaACATTAGAACAATGGGATGACAttgaaatgttattaaattttcattgaattacgcACCACACCTTGGAATTGtataaaaacagaaacaaaatattttgagttGCGCCCCTTACCATATGgaaagcaaaactttcaagtcaccCCTCTACTACCACAAAAGTTGCAAATACCCAGAATTCCTCCACCCCCATCCCCCCGTTTTTCGTGAACGGAGCCTTAGGTCTTAGTTTACTTTGTTCCATCTCTGCTGAATCCATTTTAAGTTACGTAACAGTTGTTTGTGTCTATGGCAGAGTTATCTTATCTTGTGATTTATGAGTGACGCTCTGATCACAAACAGTGAAGAGTTCGCGTTGAGATGGCTGGGAAGGTCAAAGGTAAGATCGAGTCTTTTTGAAAAACTTTAGTTATTAGTTTCAAAAGTACGTCCATGGCATGAACCACACTAGCGTACTAAGTTAAAGGTAGAATTTCACAATACCTCAGTGGTCGGTTGTTGATGTGTACTCGTATTAATGCCCATGGAGAAAATGAAGTTTCATCAGCCTTGATTAATATTTTTAAGTGCCACTGGACAAATTTATACTTCCTGCTTAGAGTTAAtacagatattttgaatttcgaaatcACTTAATTTGAAGGAATTCGTTCATTTTatcccaaactttgcacggtgaccaatGATTTAAATTATTGATTACAAAAGAGAATGGTTTCTAAGTTTGTCTGAGGAAAGTTCTTCTTAACGTCGCATATTAACTTATTTTagttaatttgaaaaaaaataatagaaaatgTAAAGAAAGGACGGAAGCTATTTATGGAAGCTCAGTATGATGTAACACCCCTTGTCTATTCTGCTAAGTGTACATTTCTTTGACCAAACTTATCCCTACTACAGTTCCCTTATAGCTTCTCCCTTCTTAAAACCGAACACTGTTGACGTCACGGTTTTCTCGGCAGGTTTCCCTCAAACGACCATAGTATTTTCCCCTATAGAAAGTCAAGTTTCAACGcgttaaacaaaaga
This genomic window from Ptychodera flava strain L36383 chromosome 10, AS_Pfla_20210202, whole genome shotgun sequence contains:
- the LOC139142398 gene encoding betaine--homocysteine S-methyltransferase 1-like, translating into MPGKVKGLIERLKDGESVIVAEGYVFHFERMGYLQAGPWVPQVVLDHPELVRNAYRDFVNSGSDVVLAFTYYATREKARLIGLEDSLEKMNRSALKMAREVADETGTLMAGNICNTNIYQPDNEDRKKEILGMFKEMIEWAVEAGADYIVAETYAHFGEAMLAVKAIKEYGKGLPAVITLAPFVVSTQNGQAITADMVPLTEACKKLEEAGADVVGLNCGRGPATMMPLMEEIRKTCKGPLAAVPVPVRTTSKEPTHFLSTDPVSGKKLFPANTDVIACSRDDMGEFGKRCKEVGVQYMGICCGNRPFLTRGLAESLGRSPPASLFSPDMSKHYVYGTDTKVKKDVADESMKLYHTIGEVQ